The Streptomyces sp. YIM 121038 genome includes a window with the following:
- a CDS encoding Uma2 family endonuclease: protein MSAETVAPAWMHEQITAQEYDSWPEERCAGIEIVDGMVVVSPSASKRHNRLARILANALDAAAGPQWNADTDFDVRLQDIPLTNRRPDVVVYRADTIDISPTRAEHVLLVAEVVSPGSETTDRIVKTDQYAKAGIAFYWRIEQAATGVPLVYTYVLDPAAQAYREGDMFTGAVKAVAPFPVEVDLGSV from the coding sequence ATGAGCGCGGAGACGGTGGCTCCGGCGTGGATGCATGAGCAGATCACGGCACAGGAGTATGACTCCTGGCCCGAGGAGCGCTGCGCTGGCATCGAGATCGTGGACGGGATGGTCGTGGTGAGCCCCAGCGCATCCAAGAGGCACAACCGGCTGGCCCGCATCCTGGCGAACGCGCTGGACGCCGCAGCGGGACCGCAGTGGAACGCGGACACCGACTTCGACGTCCGCCTCCAGGACATCCCCCTCACCAACCGGCGCCCGGACGTTGTCGTCTACCGGGCGGACACCATCGACATCTCACCCACCCGCGCCGAGCACGTGCTCCTGGTCGCCGAGGTCGTCTCCCCGGGCTCGGAGACAACCGACCGGATCGTGAAGACGGACCAGTACGCCAAGGCCGGCATCGCCTTCTACTGGAGGATCGAGCAGGCCGCGACGGGGGTTCCCCTGGTCTACACGTACGTCCTCGATCCCGCGGCCCAGGCGTACCGGGAAGGCGACATGTTCACCGGCGCCGTGAAGGCCGTCGCCCCCTTCCCTGTAGAGGTTGATCTCGGCTCGGTCTGA
- a CDS encoding DUF5988 family protein: MNESLLCHVEDLVALEGGPVALPSTTALTGNRMTDKVSLIYLNGREHYVRTCEVREVGGRLLPVFRWSYSTKIAE, from the coding sequence ATGAATGAGTCCTTGTTGTGCCATGTGGAAGATCTGGTGGCGCTAGAGGGCGGACCGGTGGCCTTGCCGTCCACGACAGCTCTGACGGGCAATCGCATGACGGACAAGGTCTCTCTCATCTATCTCAATGGCCGTGAGCACTATGTTCGCACCTGCGAGGTTCGTGAGGTGGGCGGCCGATTGCTCCCGGTCTTCCGGTGGAGCTATTCCACGAAGATTGCAGAATAG
- a CDS encoding Rieske 2Fe-2S domain-containing protein yields the protein MASQWKKRLVKQERPAFAYESGPVPLPYPQGWFMLAPSAEVPPGSVVTRRFMGEDVVVYRTRSGRLRVVRPYCPHLGAHLGCGWVDGEEIVCPFHHFAFGPDGNNVRVGPGYDVPLIQRRVSTLHSEEMNGGIFAWSGQGGETPSWRLPQLPGQASRAPLFKTFDLHTHPQEVCENIFDAGHTRAVHGYADCFMRRPPVADKHEYSAALRFSRPFPPFGVLESDLDISLHGLGFFEATFHVPKIGLKMVVMASPRPVEPWRVHLALGVSSVSLDPGFGWRRRLPEKLVAWFSRTITPMNMRMLMADAAPDHGIWDRKHYTSPPALVREEGPIGSYRKWCQQFYAPDRGAVADADAGSAT from the coding sequence ATGGCATCGCAGTGGAAGAAGAGGCTCGTCAAGCAGGAGCGTCCGGCCTTCGCGTACGAATCCGGGCCCGTGCCGCTGCCGTATCCCCAAGGGTGGTTCATGCTCGCGCCGTCCGCCGAGGTGCCTCCGGGGAGCGTGGTGACCAGGCGGTTCATGGGAGAAGACGTGGTGGTGTACCGGACCCGGAGCGGGCGGCTGCGGGTGGTGCGCCCTTACTGCCCGCATCTTGGTGCGCACCTGGGTTGCGGGTGGGTGGATGGTGAGGAGATTGTCTGTCCGTTCCATCATTTTGCCTTCGGCCCGGATGGGAACAATGTGCGTGTGGGCCCGGGATACGATGTGCCGCTCATCCAACGGCGCGTTTCCACTCTCCATAGCGAAGAAATGAATGGAGGAATATTTGCCTGGTCGGGACAGGGAGGTGAAACCCCTTCATGGCGCCTTCCGCAACTGCCGGGGCAGGCAAGCCGCGCTCCGCTATTCAAAACGTTCGATCTTCACACTCATCCTCAAGAGGTTTGTGAGAATATCTTTGATGCGGGGCATACCCGTGCCGTGCACGGGTATGCCGACTGCTTCATGAGGAGGCCGCCGGTCGCGGACAAGCATGAGTACTCGGCCGCCCTGCGATTCTCCAGGCCGTTCCCTCCATTCGGCGTACTCGAAAGTGATCTTGACATTTCGCTCCACGGCCTGGGGTTTTTTGAGGCGACATTCCATGTTCCGAAAATCGGCCTCAAGATGGTTGTCATGGCTTCTCCGCGCCCCGTTGAGCCGTGGCGTGTCCATCTCGCCCTAGGTGTGAGCTCCGTATCCCTGGATCCTGGATTCGGATGGCGGCGCCGACTGCCCGAAAAGCTCGTCGCATGGTTCTCCCGTACCATCACTCCAATGAATATGCGGATGCTGATGGCTGACGCGGCGCCTGACCACGGAATCTGGGACCGGAAGCATTACACCAGTCCTCCCGCACTGGTCAGGGAGGAAGGGCCCATCGGCTCATATCGTAAGTGGTGTCAGCAATTCTACGCCCCGGATAGGGGTGCAGTAGCAGACGCCGATGCGGGCTCTGCCACCTGA
- a CDS encoding Rieske 2Fe-2S domain-containing protein, with product MRTRRSRAEGVSLGYEEGRQLLPYPDGWFAVGFSSEWKPGTIRTRRLAGEDVVVSRTARGDLGVTRPHCPHLGAHLGVGKLGIEMQGPLAWRVVESATHPQEVCENAVDAQHLKELHRMTLAPKAPARIDDPLFHIGCKGSRKFIPMIQTRQEADITILGLSGMYASISTLGGRLKILFWMLATPTGPWRTQVTMAMRLHLPEASQIARWRLMQSLAKVLARLLVQAAIPDLYDDTLMWNHKRHLPHPGLNAKDGPIGEFRRWARQFYPLVDEREDTEPQKQF from the coding sequence ATGCGCACTCGCCGAAGCAGGGCAGAGGGAGTCTCCCTGGGCTACGAAGAGGGGCGGCAGCTGCTGCCTTACCCTGACGGCTGGTTCGCTGTTGGGTTCTCGAGTGAATGGAAGCCGGGAACGATAAGGACCCGGCGACTGGCCGGCGAGGATGTCGTCGTTTCCCGGACGGCGCGCGGCGATCTCGGCGTGACGCGCCCTCACTGTCCCCATCTTGGTGCCCATCTCGGAGTTGGCAAACTGGGAATTGAGATGCAAGGGCCCTTAGCCTGGCGTGTGGTTGAGTCTGCGACGCATCCGCAGGAGGTCTGCGAGAACGCTGTCGACGCGCAGCATTTAAAGGAACTTCACCGGATGACCCTTGCGCCCAAGGCGCCGGCCAGGATCGACGACCCCCTGTTCCACATTGGATGCAAAGGGTCTCGCAAATTCATCCCGATGATACAAACGCGCCAGGAGGCCGACATCACAATACTCGGCCTTTCGGGTATGTACGCGAGCATATCCACGTTGGGCGGCCGGCTGAAAATTCTCTTCTGGATGCTTGCCACCCCGACGGGTCCATGGAGGACCCAAGTCACGATGGCGATGCGACTGCATCTGCCCGAAGCCTCACAGATCGCCCGCTGGCGATTGATGCAATCTCTGGCGAAGGTGCTGGCGAGGCTCCTGGTCCAGGCAGCCATACCTGACCTCTACGACGACACTCTGATGTGGAACCACAAGCGACACTTACCGCACCCCGGCCTGAACGCAAAGGACGGCCCGATCGGCGAATTCCGGCGCTGGGCGAGGCAGTTCTATCCTCTCGTAGACGAACGGGAGGACACCGAGCCGCAGAAACAGTTCTGA